The DNA window TGAATCGGATTCCGGGCTCGACATCGATGCCCTGAAAATCGTCTCCCAGGGCGTGAACGCGCTGCGCGACGGCAAACGCGCCTTCATCATCGTCACTCACTATCAGCGCATCCTTGACTATATCAAGCCGGACTATGTCCATGTGCTGTATCAGGGGCGGATTGTGAAGTCGGGGGATTTCACTCTCGTCAAACAGCTGGAGGAGCAGGGCTATGGCTGGCTTACCGAACAGCAGTAATGCGCTGCAGCAGTGGCACCATCTGTTTGAAGCGCAGGGCGACCAGCGTACGCCGGAGGCCAGCCAGCATCTGCAGCAGCTGTTGCGCCTGGGTCTGCCGACGCGCAAGCAGGAGGACTGGAAATACACCCCGCTGGACGCGCTGATTAACGGCCGCTTCGTCGCCGATGAGGGAGCGTCGATCAGCGCCGAACAGCGTGACGCGCTGGCGCTGCCGCTGGACGCCTGGCGACTGGTGTTTATCGACGGTCGCTATCATCCTGAGCTGAGCGACGATCTCGCCGCCAGCGGCGTGGAGGTCAGCGTCGATAACCAGCGCCAGCATCTGCCGGATGCCCTCCAGCCGGAGGTGTTTCTCCATCTGACCGAAAGCCTGGCGCAGACGGTGACCCGCCTGCGCGTGCCGCGCAACCGTCGCCTGGACAAGCCGCTGCTGCTGATGCATATCACCCGCGGCCTGGCCGGCGATGCGCTGAATACCGCCCACTATCGTCACCATCTGGCGCTGGAGAGCGGGGCGGAGGCGACGATTGTCGAGCACTATCTTAGCTTTGATGAGCAACCGCACTTCACCGGCGGGCGGCTGACCATGACGGTGGCGGACAACGCGCGCCTGCAGCACATCAAGCTGGCGTTCGAGAACGCGCACAGCTACCACTTCGCCCATAACGACCTGCTGCTGGGCCGCGACGCCTCGGCTTTCAGCAGCAGTTTCCTGCTCGGCGGTCAGGTGCTGCGTCATCACACCAGCACGCGTCTGGGCGGCGAAAACAGCGACCTGCGTCTTAACTCGCTGGCGATGCCGGTGAAAAATGAGGTCTGCGACAGCCGCACCTGGCTGGACCACCAGGTTGGGTACTGTACCAGCCGCCAGCTGCACAAAACCATTGTCAGCGATAAGGGCCGGGCGGTGTTTAACGGGCTGATCAACGTCGCGCCGCATGCGCTGAAAACCGACGGCCAGATGACCAACAACAATCTGCTGCTCGGGCGGCTGGCGGAGGTCGACACCAAACCGCAGCTGGAGATTTACGCCGATGACGTGAAATGCAGCCACGGGGCGACGGTAGGGCGTATTGACGAAGAACAGCTGTTCTATCTGCGCTCGCGCGGGATTGAACAGCAGGCGGCGCAGCAGATGATCCTCTACGCCTTCGCCGCCGAGCTTACCGAAGCTATCCGCAGCGACGCGCTCAGAGAGCAGGTGCTGGCGCGGATTGGAGAGCGTTTGCCGGGAGGCACAGCATGACATTTTCAGTAGAACGGGTTCGCGCCGATTTTCCGGTACTGAGCCGGGAGGTCAACGGCCAGCCGCTGGTCTATCTTGACAGCGCCGCCAGCGCCCAGAAACCGGAGGCAGTGATTGGCGCCGAAGCGGAATTCTATCGCCACGGCTACGCGGCGGTGCATCGTGGGATCCATACCCTCAGCGCGGAAGCCACCGCGCGGATGGAGGCGGTGCGGCAGCAGGCGGCCATCTTCCTTAACGCCGGCTCGGCGGAGGAGCTGGTATTCGTGCGCGGCACCACCGAGGGCATTAACCTGGTGGCCAACAGCTGGGGAAACGCCAACGTCGGCGCCGGGGATAACATCATCATCAGCGAGATGGAGCACCACGCCAACATCGTACCGTGGCAGATGCTCTGCGCCAGGGTAGGGGCTGAGCTGCGGGTGATCCCCCTCAACCCGGACGGCACCCTGCAGCTGGACGTGGTTCCCGGGCTGTTTGACCAGCGTACCCGCCTGCTGGCGATAACCGAAGTCTCCAACGTGCTGGGGACGGAAAACCCGCTGTCGGCGCTGATTGCCCTTGCGCATCAGCATGGCGCGAAAGTGCTGGTGGACGGCGCCCAGGCGGTGATGCACCACCCGGTGGACGTTCAGGCGCTGGGCTGCGATTTTTATGTCTTCTCCGGCCATAAACTGTACGGCCCGACCGGGATCGGCGTGCTCTACGCCCGGGCCGAGCTGCTGCAGACAATGGCGCCATGGGAAGGGGGCGGGTCGATGATCGCCACCGTCAGCCTGACGGAGGGCACCACCTGGAACCAGGCGCCCTGGCGCTTTGAGGCCGGCACGCCGAATACCGGGGGGATCATTGGCCTCGGCGCGGCGCTGAGCTACGTCAGCCAGCTGGGACTGACCCAGATCGCCGAATACGAGCAGACGCTGATGCGCTACGCGCTGGAGGCCCTGCGCGCGGTGCCGGATCTGATCCTCTACGGTCCGGCGCAGCGCAAAGGGGTGATTGCCTTTAACCTCGGCCAGCATCACGCCTATGACGTCGGCAGCTTCCTCGATAACTACGGGATCGCCGTGCGGACCGGGCATCACTGCGCCATGCCGCTGATGGCCCGCTATCAGGTACCGGCCATGTGTCGGGCGTCGCTGGCGATGTACAATACCACGGAAGAGGTGGACCGCCTGGTGGCCGGCCTCCAGCGGATCCACAAACTATTAGGGTAAAGGACGTGACGATGGCGGCATTACCGGACAAAGACAAACTGTTGCGCAATTTTAGCCGTTGCGCCAACTGGGAAGAGAAGTATCTCTATATCATTGAGCTGGGCCAGCGGCTGCCGCCGCTGAGCGCCGAGGAGCACAGCCCGCAGAACATTATTCAGGGCTGTCAAAGCCAGGTGTGGATCGTGATGGCGCAGGATCCTTCCGGCGTTGTCACCCTGCGCGGCGACAGCGATGCGGCGATTGTCAAAGGGCTGATTGCGGTGGTGTTTATCCTTTATGACCGGATGACCGCCCAGGACATCACCGAGTTCGACGTCCGCCCGTGGTTTGAAAAAATGGCCCTCACCCAGCATCTTACCCCCTCCCGCTCGCAGGGCCTCGAAGCCATGATCCGCGCGATACGCGCGAAAGCCGCAAATATTAGCTAGAATAAACAGGTAGATTTCATTCTGTTACGTCCGGCAGGGCGCTGACCCTGCCGCCGTTCAGTCTCCTGGCGTTTTATCAGCGAAAGAAGGAATCTCAGTATGAAACGCAAAACGATGATCGCTTTAGCCCTTCTCGGTGCCCTTGGCGCCACCCCGGCCGCCTGGGCCGTCGATTACCCGCTGCCTCCGGCCAACAGCCGGCTGATTGGCCAGAATCAGTACTGGACGGTTCAGGAGAGCGATCGCAACCTGCAGGCGATTGCCCGCCATTTCGATACCGCGGCGATGCTGATCCTTGAAGCCAACGATACCATCGCGCCGGTGCAGCCGAAGCCCGGGACCCAGGTGCTGATCCCTTCTCAGATGCTGCTGCCCGACGTGCCGCGGGAGGGGATTGTCGTCAACCTCGCGGAGCTGCGGCTGTACTACTTCCCGCCGGGAGAGAATCAGGTCCAGGTTTATCCCCTGGGCATCGGCCAGTTAGGGCTGGAAACGCCGGAGATGACCACCCGCGTCGGGCAGAAGATCCCTAACCCGACCTGGACACCGACCGCCGGCATCCGCGCGCGCTCGCTGGAGAAAGGGGTGACGCTCCCGGCGGTGGTGCCGGCCGGGCCGAATAACCCGCTGGGCCGCTATGCGCTGCGTCTGGCCTACGGTAACGGCGAATATCTCATCCACGGGACTAACGCGCCGGACAGCGTTGGGCTGCGCGTCAGCTCGGGCTGTATGCGGATGAACGCCGATGACATCAAGGCGCTGTTCAGTCAGGTGAAAACCGGGACGCCGGTGCGGATCATCAATCAGCCGGTGAAGTTTGCCGTCGAGCCGGATGGTAAACGTTACGTAGAGGTCCACAGGCCGCTGTCGCAGACGGAAGGGGAAAACACCCGGACCATCGCTTACACGCTGCCAGCGGCGTTTCACGCCTTCGCTGAGGATAAAGCGGTGGATGACCTGCAGCTGAAAAAAGCGATGTCGAGAAGGGCGGGCTATCCGGTGGTGGTATCGACGGGGGCGGGTAGCGCGGCGACGTCGCTGTCGGCGCAGAACAGTTCGTCTGACAACGGCCTGCTCACCCAGTAGCCCTCAGCGCGAGGGCAAAAAAAATGGCGCACAGAGTGCGCCATTTTTATTACCAGAACTCTTACTTACGGTAAGAGTGAGCCTGGTTGTCCAGACGCTGGTTAGCGCGAGCTGCGTCGTCTTTAGCAGCCTGAACGTCGGAACGCATTGCGTTCACGTCGTTGCTCAGCTGGTCAACTTTAGCGTTCAGAGTCTGAACGTCAGAAGACAGCTGATCGATTTTAGCATTGCTGGAGCAACCAGCCAGCAGAGTAGAACCCAGGATTACCGCGCCCAGTACCAGTTTAGTACGATTCATTATTAATACCCTCTAGATTGAGTTAATCTCCATGTAGCGTTACAAGTATTACACAAACTTTTTTGGGATGAGAATATTTTTTTTACCTGAACGCACTTATTTTTGATCGTTCGCTCAAAGAAGCATCGAATTGGTCAAAATCGCTGAAAAAGGCGAGTGAAAACAGCACGCTTCCATCGGATTCATCTTAGATAATCTCTTATTAAATAGTAAATTCCGATTTGCATTTTTAATAGGAAGAGCTAGTCGATGAATAAAAAAAAGCGCCCCGAGAGGCGCTTTATTAAAAAAAACCAATTAACCTGTAAATTATTACAGCACGTGCACGGAAGCGGTATTAGTGGTGCCGCTCGGGACTAATGCGCCAGAGACCATCACCACCACGTCGCCTTTGCGCGCGAGGCCGCTCTTCAGCGCCAGATCTTTACCCAGGTGATAGAAATCATCCGTAGAGGCAATCTCTTCCACCAGCTGCGGCACAACGCCCTTGCTCAGCACCAGCTGGCGAGCAGTGGTTTCGTTGGTGGTCAGCGCCAGGATGGTGGCATCCGGGAAGTATTTGCGCACAGCGCGTGCGGATTTACCGCCCTGGGTGGCGACCACGATCAGCGGCGCTTCCAGTTTCTCAGCGGTTTCTACCGCGCCGCGGCACACCGCTTCGGTGATGCGCAGTTTACGGTTGTCGTTGTTGAAATCCAGACGGCTGGTCATGACGCGGTCGGTACGTTCGCAGATGGTCGCCATGATGGTGACCGCTTCCAGCGGGTATTTACCTTTCGCCGATTCGCCGGACAGCATTACCGCATCGGTGCCGTCGAGGATGGCGTTGGCCACGTCGCCGGCTTCAGCGCGGGTCGGACGTGGGTTTTTGATCATGGAGTCCAGCATCTGGGTCGCGGTGATAACCACTTTGCGCGCGCGGATACATTTTTCGATGATCATTTTCTGCGCGAAGATAACTTCTTCAACCGGGATCTCAACGCCCATGTCGCCACGAGCAACCATGATGCCGTCAGAGGCTTCGAGGATTTCGTCGAAGTTGTTCAGGCCTTCCTGGTTTTCGATTTTGGAGATGATCTGGATGTTTTCGCCGCCGTGGGCTTTCAGGTGCTCACGGATCTCGACGACGTCGGAACGCTTACGGATGAAGGAGGCCGCGACGAAGTCCACGCCCTGTTCGCAACCGAAGATCAGGTCCTGTTTGTCTTTTTCCGCCAGCGCCGGCAGGGCGATAGAGACGCCCGGCAGGTTCACGCCTTTGTTCTCGCCAAGGTCGCCGTTGTTCAGCACTTTACAGATAACTTTGTTGCCTTCGATAGCGGTCACTTCCATGCCGATCAGGCCATCGTCCACCAGAACGGTGTTGCCGACGCTCAGGTCGGAGGTGAAGCCTTCATAGGTTACCGCAACGATTTCGCTGTTGCCGATGACCGATTTATCGGTGGTGAAGGTGAAAGTCTGGCCCGCTTTCAGGGAGACGTCGTTGCCGCCTTCCAGCTTGATGGTACGAATTTCCGGTCCTTTGGTGTCCAGCAGAATAGCGGCTTTCTTACCGGTTTTGCTCATCACATTGCGCAGGTTCTGGATGCGCTGACCGTGTTCCGCATAGTCACCGTGGGAGAAGTTCAGACGCATCACGTTCATGCCGGCTTCCAGCATTTTGGTCAGCATCTCTTCAGATTCGGTTTTCGGACCGATGGTGCAAACAATTTTGGTCTTTTTCATGACAGTTTTAGTCTTTAAGTTGTGAAGGATATGGAATTCTCGCTCCGCGGGCGCACTGCCGGGGAGCCAAACCTGTATTACGAAAGTTGCTAAGCCACGCCCTAAGGATAGGTGACAACCCCGAAGCGTGCAGAAGAATGTGTGCTGGCGGTTCAGCCCATGAAATGTGGCAAGGTGTTATGCGTTTTATCATGCAGTCCAATGCGCTGAAACCATTCAAGAAAGAATCGAAGCGCATTATACGCTGGCGAAATCAAAAAGGAAAATAAAAACCTCGTTTCAAATTATGGACAAAACGCGTAACAAAACCGGCACGTTATGCATAAAACTATGCAACACATTTTTTCATCAGGCGTGATGAAAAGGGGCGGCGGAAAGGGAATTTTCTCCCGTTATGAGGCGGTAAAATGCGCCATTGACCCGGTAACGGGAGGATGATTTGCGTTGCCGGAAAAATCTATCAATAATGATTTGATTGATAATGAGAAAATGCGAGCCAGACTCAATGGGAAATAAAGCGAAAGACGACGAGCTGTACCAGGAAATGTGCCGCGTGGTGGGCAAAGTGGTGCTGGAGATGCGTGACCTTGGCCAGGAGCCGAAACACATTGTCATCGCCGGCGTACTGCGCACCTCGCTGGCGAACAGCAAAATCCAGCGTTCACCGCTCACCGAGGAGGCAATGGCGAAGGTCATTCACGCCCTCTCCGGACACTGACGCCTTTCGCCGGCGGGTCAGGAAATCACGAAGCGGACCACCGCCCGGACGGCAATGTCGCAGTGGTGGGCCACCATCGCTTCATCGTCAATGGCGGGCAGCGGATCGTCAAGGTACAGACTGCTGAAGGTGTAGAAATTCGACACCTGATAAAAGCTAAAGCTGCTGATTAACCGGTGAACATCGCGCGCTTCCAGCCCCGTCTGAAAGACCCCCTGCTGCTGGCCGCGCTGCAAAATGTCTTCCAGAATCGACAGGGCGGTACGATTCAGCGGCTTCAGCTCTCCCGAGGTCTTCAGCCACTTGCCGCGCTGCATGTTCTCCATGCAAATCACCCGCATATAGTCCGCGTGGGTGGCGTGATAGCGCACGCTCCAGCGCACCAGCCGCACCAGCGCCTCTACCGGCGGCACATTCTCCAGCCCCAGCTGCTGCTCGGTTTCGCGGATCCGCGCATACACATGCTGCAGCACCTCCTGATAGAGCTGCTCTTTGCTTTTGAAGTAGTAGACCACCATGCGCTTGGTGGTCTGCGCCTCGGTGGCGATCTGCTCCATGCGGGCGCCTGACAGCCCGTGTTCGGCAAAGACGGCGATAGCGGCGCTGAAGATCCGCTCCTTCAGAGATTGTGCTTCATCATGAGCAACGGCGGTCATGGCAACTCCTTTTTCTTGGGTGACAAAAAATACACATAATGATCACAATTTGGCAACCTGGTATGGCGAAAATGAACCAAATGATACATATTCAAGGCTCACGTCAGCTGTTGACCCGAGGACCTTATGCTGCGCTCTATCGCCACCGTTTCGATTTCCGGCACCCTGCCAGAGAAGCTGCACGCTATTGCGGCGGCGGGGTATCAGGGTGTGGAAATTTTCGAGAACGATCTGCTCTATTATACGGGGACGCCGGCGGAAATCCGCCAGCTGGCCGCCGATTTAGGGTTAAAAATCACGCTTTTTCAACCCTTTCGCGATTTTGAAGGCGCCAGCCGGGCGCAGTTTGCGGCCAATATGGCCCGCGCCAGACGCAAATTTGCGCTGATGCGCGAGCTGGGCTGCGACACGCTGCTGCTGTGCAGCAATGTGCAGCCGGACTGCTCGGCGGATAGCGAACTGCAGGTGGCGGACCTGCGGGCGCTGGCCACGCTGGCGGAAGAGGAGGGGATCGCTATCGGCTATGAGGCGCTGGCCTGGGGAACCCATGTGAACCGCTGGCAGCAGGCCTGGGAGCGGGTGCAGCGGGTGGACAGCCCGGCGCTGGGCCTGGTGCTCGACAGCTTCCATATCCTGGCCCGGGGCGACACCCTCGACGCGCTGCCATCGGTGCCGGTGGAGAAAATCACCTTCGTTCAGCTCGCCGATGCGCCGTATATGAAAATGGATCTCCTGGAGTGGAGTCGCCATTTCCGCTGCTTCCCCGGGCAGGGGGAGCTGCCGCTGGAGGCGTTTGCCGAGCAGATCACCCGCTGCGGCTATCGCGGCCCCTGGTCGCTGGAGATCTTTAATGACGGTTTTCGCGCCTCGCCGAACGGCGCGACGGCCAAAGATGGCTATCGTTCGCTGCTGTGGCTGGAGGAGCAGACTCGTCGCCGGCTCCCGGCGTGCGATGCCGATCTGTTTTCACCGCCGCCACCGCCGGTCTGTCACGGGCTGGAGTTTATCGAATTCGCCGCCAGCGTCGCCGAGGCGCAGCGCCTGGGGCAGCACCTGCAGGCGCTGGGTTTTCAGCACGAGGGAAGCCACCGCTCCAAACAGGTCACGCTGTGGCGCAACGGCGGGGCGCGGATCGTGATAAACCATCAGTCGCACAGCTGGGCCGATCACTTTTATCAACGCCACGGGGTATCGCTCTGCGCGATGGCGCTGCGGGTCGACAGCAGTGCGCCGATTGTCGCTCGCGCCCGCGCGCTGGGGTATGCCACCTGGCAGGGCGACGCCGGGCCGAACGAAACGCCGATCCCGGCGATCTGCGCCCCTGACGGCAGCCTGGTCTATCTCATCGATGCCGGGGAGGCGATCTACGAGCGCGACTTTCTCCTGCGCGATGGCGTGACGGTGCGCGAAGATTACCTCGGCATCGACCATCTGGCGCTGGGGATGGAGGCCGACAGCCGCGACAACTGGGTGATGTTCTTCCGCACGGTGTTTGGTTTTACGCTCGAACATGAGCAGACGCTGCCGGATCCCTATGGGCTGGTGCGTAGTCTGGCGGTGCGCAGCCCGCAGGGGGAGATCCGCCTGGCGCTGAATATCTCCCAGAGCCGGGCGACGCAGATCGCCCGCTCGGTCGCCTGCTACCAGGGGGCGGGGCTGCAGCATGCCGCCTTTGCCTGCCGCGATCTGCCGGCCACCTGCGACCAGCTCGCCGCGGTTGCCGATCATGCGCTGCCGATCCCGGCCAATTACTATGACGATCTGCTGGCGCGCTTTGGCGGCGAGCTGGACGTCGGGCGGCTCCAGCGGCGGCAGCTCCTCTACGACCGCGATCCGCAGGGCGGAGCATTCCTGCATCTGTATACCCGGCCCTTCATCGCCGGGCGCTTCTTCTTTGAATTAACCGAACGACGGGCAGGCTACGCGCTCTATGGCGCGGCGAATGCGGCCGTCCGTCTGGCGGCGATGCAGTATTGTTAGCCTGAATCAAATGGTTCATTATGCCTGAAACACAATAACAACACCCTCTGTACCCGAGACAGGAACCGACTATGAGCTCATATAGCCCTAACCCGACGGCCGCCGCCCAGCCAGCCGTCACCGCGCGCCGCTCCCGGCGGCGCATCGGCATTCTTGCGCTGCTGGCCATCGGCACCATGATCAACTACCTCGATCGCACCGTGCTGGGGATCGCCGCCCCAAAGCTGACCGGTGAGCTGGGGATCGACCCTGCGCTCATGGGGATCCTCTTCTCCGCTTTCGCCTGGACCTACGCTCTGGCGCAGATCCCCGGCGGGCTGTTTCTCGACCGTTTTGGCAACAAAGTGACCTATTTTCTGTCGCTGACCCTGTGGTCGCTGTTTACCCTGTTCCACGGCATGGCGGTGGGGCTGAAGACGCTGCTGCTGTGCCGTTTCGGGCTTGGCGTCAGCGAAGCGCCGTGCTTTCCGGTGAACAGCCGGGTGGTCAGCGCCTGGTTCCCGCAGCAGGAGCGCGCGAAGGCCACGGCGGTGTACACCGTGGGTGAATACCTCGGGCTGGCCTGCTTTGCCCCGCTGCTGTTCTGGATCATGGACGGCTTCGGCTGGCGGGTGCTGTTCGTCAGCGTCGGCGTGGTCGGCATTCTGTTCGCCCTGGTGTGGTGGCGCTGCTACCGCGAACCGCATGAAGACCCTCGTCTCAGCCAGCAGGAGCGCGAGCATATCGAAAACGGCGGCGGCCTGAGCGCCCCAGCCGACCAGCAGGTGGCGTTCAGCTGGCCGCTGGTCCGCCAGCTGCTGAGCAAACGTCAGATCATCGGCGCCAGTATCGGCCAGTTTGCCGGCAACACGGTGCTGGTATTCTTTCTTACCTGGTTTCCCACCTGGCTGGCCACCGAACGCCATATGCCGTGGCTGAAGGTCGGTTTCTTTTCCATCCTGCCGTTTGTCGCCGCCGCCGGCGGGGTGATGTTTGGCGGCTGGATCTCCGACAAGCTGCTTAAAGCCACCGGGTCGGCCAACCTGGGGCGTAAGCTGCCGATCGTCGCCGGCCTGCTGATGGCCAGCTGCATCATCTCCGCCAACTGGCTGCAGAGCGACCTGGCGGTGATCCTGGTGATGTCGTTTGCCTTTTTTGGCCAGGGGATGGTGGGCCTCGGCTGGACGCTGATCTCCGACATCGCCCCGAAGGGGCTGGGCGGGCTCACCGGCGGCCTGTTCAACTTTTGCGCCAACCTCGCGGGGATCCTCACCCCGCTGGTGATCGGCTTTATCGTCGCCGGGTTCGGCAATTTCTTCTACGCGTTGATCTACATCGGCGGCGCCGCGCTGCTGGGCGTGGCGGCCTATCTGTTTATCCTCGGCGACGTCAAACGTATCGAGTTATCGCAGTAAGCAAAGGAGCAAGGCATGGTGATTAGTGGGAATACGCGGCTGATAGCGCATCTTGGCTATCCGACCGCCAGTTTTAAGGCGCCGATGATCTACAACCCGTGGTTTGTCGACCAGCAGGTGGACGTGAAGGTGGTGCCAATGGGCGTCAGGCCGGAGGACTATGCCGCGTTTATTCCGCCGCTGTTTACGATGACCAATATCATCGGCGCGCTGGTGACGATGCCGCATAAAATCGCCACCTGCGATCTGGTGCAACGCCTGAGCCCGACGGCGGCTATCGCCGGCGCCTGCAACGCCATCCGTCGCGAGGCGGACGGCAGCCTCTCCGGGGACATGTTCGATGGCGACGGCTTTGTGCTGGGCCTGCGCCGTAAGGGATTTCAGCCTGAGGGGACGCGGGCGCTGGTGGTCGGCAGCGGCGGGGTGGGGTCGGCTATCGCCGCCTCCCTTGCGGCTGCAGCGGTCAGCGCCCTGACTCTGTACGATACCCGTCCCGAGGTGGCGCACGCTCTCGCTGGACGGCTGCATCAGCACTATCCCCAGCTCGATATCACTCTGATGCAGCACGATCCTGCCGGACACGAGCTGGTGGTCAACGCCACGCCGCTGGGGATGAAGGTCAGCGATCCGCTGCCGCTGGACGTAGACCGTCTGGCGCCAGGCACCTGGGTGGGGGAGGTGGTGATGACCCAGGAGTATACTCCGTTGCTGAGAGCCGCCCAGGCGCGACAGTGCCACATCCAGCGCGGGACCGACATGCTGTTTGAAATGATCCCTGCCTATCTGCGCTTTTTCGACCTGCCGGTAGCCACCCCTGAACAGCTCCGGGCGCTGGCGGAAATTCGCTACTGACGCGACGCCCCTCCGGCCGCACCGCGCAGTGTGGCCGGGTTTATCATCACGTTATCTGCAGGCGGTTTCTCACACGCCAGCGGACGTTCAGGGCATTTCGTACCACACTTCTTCATCCTCCATGCGGGCTTCTATCTGGCCCGCCACCCTCTGCAGCGCGGAGAGATGCTTCTGCGCCGCCTGCTCAATGGTCATGGCGCTGGCGATATAGACCAGGTTGAGGCAGCCGATGACCCGCTGCTGGCTGCAGACCGGCACAGCGATAGAGGCGATTTTCTCCTCCTGCCGCCAGCCGCGGAAATTTTCGCCATAGCCGTTCTGGCGGGTGCGGGCGAGGATCGCCGCCAGCCGTTCCGGTTCGCGAGCCAGCTGATACTCCGCTTCCGGACGGGCGGCCAGCATGCTGAGAATGGCGTCGCGCTCCGCGTCGGGGGCAAAGGCCAGCCACGTCAGACCGGAGGCGGTGAGCAGCAGCGGCAGTCGCCGTCCGACCATCGCCCGGTGAAACGACAGCCGACTGAAGCGGTGGGTGGTTTCGCGCACCACCATGGCGTCGACGTCGAGGGTGGTGATATCCGTCGGCCACTGGACCTCGCGCAGCAGCTCCCCGAGCAGCGGCGTGGCGAGGGCAGAAATCCAATGTTCGTCACGAAATCCGTCGCTCAGCTGGCGGACGTTAATGGTCAGACGAAAGCTGTCATCGGAGCGGCTGCGGCGGACAAAACCTTCCTCCTGCAGCGTCTCCAGCAGCCGGCGCACGGTGGTGCGATGCAGGCCGCTAAACTCCGCCAGCAGGCCGGGCGTCGCGCCGCCGTCGAATTTATTTAACAATTTTAATAACAATAAACCCCGGCTTAATCCGCGCACCGTTTTGTACTCAGTGGCCCCATCATCACGCATAAATCCTTCCTTAAAATGCTTTATAAACAGCGATGTGCACCTGGTGCACATTCAGCGATGTTTTGATTGTAGCCGAAAACACCCGCCCTATACTCAGCCCATTATAAAAATACGTTTACACATGATTAACAAATTGCCTGTCAGCCGGGCAGTTTCCGAGTCGTGAGGTCGCTAAGAATGACAACATCTACACCCGATATTCAACCCGCCGTGCAGCATACCGCCCAGGTCGCCATTGCCGGCGCCGGTCCGGTAGGCCTGATGATGGCCAACTACCTTGGCCAGATGGGCATCAGCGTGCTGCTGGTAGAAAAGCTCGACAAACTGATCGATTACCCGCGGGCCATCGGTATTGACGATGAGTCGCTGCGGGCGATGCAGGCGGTGGGGCTGGTGGATGACGTGCTGCCGCACACCACGCCGTGGCACGCCATGCGCTTTCTGACCCCGAAGGGCCGCTGCTTTGCCGACATCCAGCCGATGACCGATGAGTTTGGCTGGTCGCGGCGCAATGCCTTTATTCAGCCGCAGGTGGATGCGGTGATGTATCACGGCCTGCAGCGTTTCCCGCAGGTCCGTTGCCTCTTCTCCCGCGAGGTGGAAGCCTTTAGCCAGAGCAGTGACGGTGTCACGTTAAATATCAAAGGACCGGATGGCGAGCGGGAGACAGTGCGCGCTGACTGGCTGGTGGCCTGCGACGGCGGCGCCAGCTTTATTCGCCGCACGCTGAACGTCCCTTTCGAAGGCAAGACCGCGCCGAACCAGTGGATCGTCATCGATATCGCCAACGATCCGCTGGCCACCCCGCACGTCTACCTGTGCTGCGACCCGGTGCGGCCCTACGTTTCCGCCGCGCTGCCCCACGGCGTGCGCCGCTTTGAATTTATGGTGATGCCCGGGGAAACCGAAGCCCAGCTCAGCGAGCCGCACAATATGCGCCGTCTGCTGAGCAAAGTGCTGCCGGACCCGGATCGCGTCGAGCTGATCCGCCAGCGGGTCTACACCCATAACGCGCGCCTTGCCGAGCGCTTTCGCATTGACCGGGTGCTGCTGGCCGGCGACGCCGCGCACATCATGCC is part of the Klebsiella quasipneumoniae subsp. quasipneumoniae genome and encodes:
- the sufD gene encoding Fe-S cluster assembly protein SufD, producing MAGLPNSSNALQQWHHLFEAQGDQRTPEASQHLQQLLRLGLPTRKQEDWKYTPLDALINGRFVADEGASISAEQRDALALPLDAWRLVFIDGRYHPELSDDLAASGVEVSVDNQRQHLPDALQPEVFLHLTESLAQTVTRLRVPRNRRLDKPLLLMHITRGLAGDALNTAHYRHHLALESGAEATIVEHYLSFDEQPHFTGGRLTMTVADNARLQHIKLAFENAHSYHFAHNDLLLGRDASAFSSSFLLGGQVLRHHTSTRLGGENSDLRLNSLAMPVKNEVCDSRTWLDHQVGYCTSRQLHKTIVSDKGRAVFNGLINVAPHALKTDGQMTNNNLLLGRLAEVDTKPQLEIYADDVKCSHGATVGRIDEEQLFYLRSRGIEQQAAQQMILYAFAAELTEAIRSDALREQVLARIGERLPGGTA
- the sufS gene encoding cysteine desulfurase SufS → MTFSVERVRADFPVLSREVNGQPLVYLDSAASAQKPEAVIGAEAEFYRHGYAAVHRGIHTLSAEATARMEAVRQQAAIFLNAGSAEELVFVRGTTEGINLVANSWGNANVGAGDNIIISEMEHHANIVPWQMLCARVGAELRVIPLNPDGTLQLDVVPGLFDQRTRLLAITEVSNVLGTENPLSALIALAHQHGAKVLVDGAQAVMHHPVDVQALGCDFYVFSGHKLYGPTGIGVLYARAELLQTMAPWEGGGSMIATVSLTEGTTWNQAPWRFEAGTPNTGGIIGLGAALSYVSQLGLTQIAEYEQTLMRYALEALRAVPDLILYGPAQRKGVIAFNLGQHHAYDVGSFLDNYGIAVRTGHHCAMPLMARYQVPAMCRASLAMYNTTEEVDRLVAGLQRIHKLLG
- the sufE gene encoding cysteine desulfuration protein SufE, which produces MAALPDKDKLLRNFSRCANWEEKYLYIIELGQRLPPLSAEEHSPQNIIQGCQSQVWIVMAQDPSGVVTLRGDSDAAIVKGLIAVVFILYDRMTAQDITEFDVRPWFEKMALTQHLTPSRSQGLEAMIRAIRAKAANIS
- a CDS encoding L,D-transpeptidase family protein; translated protein: MKRKTMIALALLGALGATPAAWAVDYPLPPANSRLIGQNQYWTVQESDRNLQAIARHFDTAAMLILEANDTIAPVQPKPGTQVLIPSQMLLPDVPREGIVVNLAELRLYYFPPGENQVQVYPLGIGQLGLETPEMTTRVGQKIPNPTWTPTAGIRARSLEKGVTLPAVVPAGPNNPLGRYALRLAYGNGEYLIHGTNAPDSVGLRVSSGCMRMNADDIKALFSQVKTGTPVRIINQPVKFAVEPDGKRYVEVHRPLSQTEGENTRTIAYTLPAAFHAFAEDKAVDDLQLKKAMSRRAGYPVVVSTGAGSAATSLSAQNSSSDNGLLTQ
- a CDS encoding major outer membrane lipoprotein; the protein is MNRTKLVLGAVILGSTLLAGCSSNAKIDQLSSDVQTLNAKVDQLSNDVNAMRSDVQAAKDDAARANQRLDNQAHSYRK
- the pykF gene encoding pyruvate kinase PykF, whose protein sequence is MKKTKIVCTIGPKTESEEMLTKMLEAGMNVMRLNFSHGDYAEHGQRIQNLRNVMSKTGKKAAILLDTKGPEIRTIKLEGGNDVSLKAGQTFTFTTDKSVIGNSEIVAVTYEGFTSDLSVGNTVLVDDGLIGMEVTAIEGNKVICKVLNNGDLGENKGVNLPGVSIALPALAEKDKQDLIFGCEQGVDFVAASFIRKRSDVVEIREHLKAHGGENIQIISKIENQEGLNNFDEILEASDGIMVARGDMGVEIPVEEVIFAQKMIIEKCIRARKVVITATQMLDSMIKNPRPTRAEAGDVANAILDGTDAVMLSGESAKGKYPLEAVTIMATICERTDRVMTSRLDFNNDNRKLRITEAVCRGAVETAEKLEAPLIVVATQGGKSARAVRKYFPDATILALTTNETTARQLVLSKGVVPQLVEEIASTDDFYHLGKDLALKSGLARKGDVVVMVSGALVPSGTTNTASVHVL
- the fumD gene encoding fumarate hydratase FumD; protein product: MGNKAKDDELYQEMCRVVGKVVLEMRDLGQEPKHIVIAGVLRTSLANSKIQRSPLTEEAMAKVIHALSGH